A segment of the Elaeis guineensis isolate ETL-2024a chromosome 6, EG11, whole genome shotgun sequence genome:
AGATTTCTGGATTGttagattatgattttaatggtatTTCAGTATTATTTTCATATATTTACATTGGTTACATTGATACATAGGTGGGCATAACATCCAAAGATCCACTTATTATCTTGCTCCAAGGTTATGATTGCACCTCTCTATATCTCTCTCTAATTGTTGCTACCTGATTTACAATTAGCATTGACTCGAGAGGCATTGGTCTTACAAATCAATCTCAGGATTTTCTTAAGCCTTCATTTTGTTTATGCAACCATTGTTCCCATCCAGAATTAAAACACTGGAGGATTCTAAGATTCCTAAATCACAAAAGGCTATGGTTAAGATGCATTTTGTTCTTTAACATACTAATGTGTGAGAGCTTGCCTGCACTATTAATCAAAATGTTTTTATTTGTTGATAGTTCAAATAAGCACCACAAAGATCAGATGGTGGTGGATTGTTTTCCTTAAGAACATGGAATACGTTATGAAAAAGGTTATTAATGGTGGGCAAGGTTTCATCCAAATACTAAGTGTTGTGTAGCCCCTCTTTTAGATGAAGTGAAGAAAGCCTCTATAATGGGGATCTATATGAGATCTACATGTCCTAACATTTGTCATTCTCTACAATTTGGAAACTGATTATGATTAGGACCATTTCCATCTCAATGCATCTTAATTAGGGCaaggattttaaattttttgactaaCCTAATCTTGCAGTAGAATATACAGTTGTTCCTTGTAAGGCCACCATTTTTGATGTAGCATAAGGTACAACCAACAGGTACTATGACCAACTGGACTTCACCAAGCAAATTTTGATAACATTAATATACAAATTCTTGGAGAGAACTTTCTAAAATGAACAAAAGGTTCTTCAATCCATTTTGCCATCACTTTGTATGTTGATCCCCAAAATTTAATCCTAACATTCGAGTCACTCTTCACTCCTCACATTGCATCACTTCCTTTCACAACCTATGCAGAATATAGAGAAGAATGGCATCTTATGGTCTTCTCCTCTCCTTTTTGGTCACGAGATGGCCTGACCCAAGTGAAACCAGGCAGTTTTGCTTGATTTGAGCAGTTCAGGCCATTTTGCATTGGATCCCGAACAGAGAGACCAAACCAACCCAGTTTCACAATGGTTCAAGTCCGTATACCCAAACCAGGCTATTCGGGTCAAATTGGTAGACCATGAATAAGAAGCTTATCCAACAGAGCTCCAATCCACAGATGATGGAAACTGATACCAGCTGACAAGGACTccagtgcaaaaaaaaaaaaaaaaagggaaaaaaatataCCCTATAGTGTTGACAAGTAATCTCTCACATACAACAATGTAGCAAATCACCATGATAATCCCTACAATATTTTCTTACCAGTTCCTCAAATTTGTCCATTTAATGATTAAGTTCATGCGGGATTAGACTAGGAAGGCATCACAAAGAAAGAGAGGTGGGATGGACAAGGAAAAACAttctttatttcaattaaaaaagCATGTGTTAAAGTATAAAAGGCTATAAGGTGTTAATATTAATCAGAAAAAGAATAGACACCAgctgcaaaagctctaatggagCTTTTGACACTCCTTAGATGAGGGCTTGTTGTTTGAGTCGAATGTTGAGGGTAGAAAGGTGTGTCAAGAGTCATATTTTCAATTACCCCTCTCCTACTACCTAGGAAAAAGAAGTGGGAAGAGAGTtgggggagagaaagaaagaaagaggtctATTATCAGTCTATAAATGTAATGTGGTTATTCCCTTAAGATTGATCTTGCTACAGCACCTTCAAAATTCTTTACTTATCTTGGTcagctaaataattaaaattgtgTTTGAATATTGAAAATTTTACTGATCATGACCTACCATATGATAGAGATCAAACACCAGCATAGAATACAGTTGCGAAGTCAAAGGCATCAAGGAACAAGTGAGACTTAGATTTGGGAAGTCAAAGGCATCTAGGAACAAGTGAAGCTTTCTTATATAAGAAAGTTCTGTCTGACAAACGGATCCATAAATTCGGTTCGGCATAAATCTTTAGAACTAATTTAGCAAGTTTTGAGTGGCTGTAAGAAGGTTTAGGGACCAAAAGGAATCAATTAAACAATAGGTTTTCAACTGTTCAGAACTTAAAATAGTCCAGGCAACAAGGAAAAGCAAGAGATGGCAAAGCTGTAAACTCAGAATAGGCTAAACAACATAAATAATCATACTCTAATACATGCCAAACATAACTTAATGCCGAAAGATGGTtcagtttaaaaattatttatttgaaaattaaagaaaataaatcaaaaaaaaacacCAAATCAGaacaatattcaaaaattttcatGCACGTAATAACTGTTAAACTTTAAATCCATCATAGACCCATTTCAATTCTCAAGAACCACTAGTGTAACTGCATTATATACATGCAGAGCACAAGAAATAATTGCAAAGTTGTGTACAAAGTAGGCAATGACCAATTTGACAAATGTTTGTAAACTAAATTTTATTATAGCAGCAACAACATACATAAAAATTCTGTATGTCAAGAAAGTTGATATAAAAGAATGAACTAACCCGTTTTATGCCTATCTTGCATTGGTTAAACATTCACACAATCCCAGAACACTTACTTGTCAAATTTCGAGTCAGAGCATTTCCAGTTGAGATTAGCCACAGCATCATGGTAAATGCGGCATTCCTCTTTGGTCCGAAGACGAAACCTGCGCTCCTTGTTACACCTTGTACAGCGGATAAACTCGTCATGATGACACGGTCGTCCATTGGGACCTTTATGAGAGCTATTACCAGTTTTTGATGTTTGATTGTAGTACTTAAGTAGAATTGTCTTTGACAGTGGAACCTTTTCACCTTTAGCTATGACCCATACATTGCTCTTCCATTTCCTTGCAGTTTCCCGCCCGGAatgcttctcaaaagcagctGGGGTCAACTTATCTGATGATTATATTCATAGCAGATCAGCCAAATATGACAAGATTAAGTCATAAAGACTTATGAACATCACACCTACCGCCTACACACATTTGAGGTGCAACATTGAATGCCCCAGAACGTGATGGGAAACCAGTGCCAATATGTTTAACAAGCATCAGAAATATTTCATGCATTGAAAAAATACAAGTCAGCATGCTACTTCTGTTGTAAGCAGGAAAGCTTCATCTATAAGAGCATGTACAAATGGCATGTCAGAATAGGAGGTTCTCATCCTGGGATAACATGATGTCTTTATGCACTCACAGATTAATCCAGGTAAGGGAGTGAACTATGCACATATTCACCAAAAAGCCACTATACTAGTAGCTATAATATGCATACAAGGGCGTTTCTGAAGCTCCTTTTTTGACTCAAGTATCTTGATGTGATGAAACAGAACAACAATTAGGTACATTAAAAGcaatttctttttatttattcttcAGAATGCTTAGGTATTCTAAGAGCTTTACCATATAGCTTTTACATTTTTCTTAACTAGGTCTTTCATTTTAATCTAATATCCTTGCTAGGCCATAATGACATCCATAAGCCTTCATC
Coding sequences within it:
- the LOC105032747 gene encoding protein ULTRAPETALA 1 isoform X2 — protein: MLTCIFSMHEIFLMLVKHIGTGFPSRSGAFNVAPQMCVGDKLTPAAFEKHSGRETARKWKSNVWVIAKGEKVPLSKTILLKYYNQTSKTGNSSHKGPNGRPCHHDEFIRCTRCNKERRFRLRTKEECRIYHDAVANLNWKCSDSKFDKISCDDEEERASRKVLRGCLRSPSCRGCTTCVCFGCEICRFSDCSCQTCVDFTQNAKN